The following coding sequences lie in one Myxococcus xanthus genomic window:
- a CDS encoding TonB-dependent receptor, translated as MLFRRGDNARMVGEKALRIVGVALAALLTVGAAENPRSAILGTVIDAQSRQPVAEVVVTASLSAQGGERIAVTQSDGRYRIPDLPPGDYTLRFERELFEPYSLPLSVSEGRALRVNVELQPTEPGEAVGLFCGGPTVDTGSSTLRFIQWREDVSRVPVSRPTKWAGAMRTSDSLAEWVPGTVDSVDGRSFSGATPFENEYLLDGLSTRDPTTGRNLLPLSQELVSDISVLTGGYMPEYGRTTGGIIDLKPVVISNELHGEVFANWAPGAMEGASSPATGPRPAVSSNGALRHLGDFGGTLGGPLRKDQLWFFAGIVPALSRVEQDAGFMDQRSIQALARLTYAINHRHWTSLTVVTAPALMRGMDGAQAPWEVDSDTVMTVLAYNAMVLDGRVTLDAKASWLGHDVTRLSPVGPAGVDTDRFQAKTQASYWLKGLGHHVLATGLELEHVVQGPSQAAGITSSLLSGFVQDRWTLNDRLTLNGGLRYDAQFLDADERGNMTHHQLSPRVGLVFDPGGNGRMKLFAHAAKYQGMVPLGLLTPNVRIASRLAPTSSSEFVAGAEHELSLFAQAGVTYTRRRLDDALATIVDDGAGGSLFVNPGAGPAANLPKATRTYDAVSVELGRSFWDGWQAQLRYTWSRLHGNYTGPFGAEGGRPLSQSRLLGADRPHVFKAFASKEFTLTRKLTLNAGLAYLGATGTPREADSTRTPWVHTIDAQLSARYGTADQHLVTLSIDAFNVLNAQAVLREETLRPLQYQAPRQLRLGVRYAF; from the coding sequence ATGCTGTTCCGGAGGGGAGACAACGCACGCATGGTGGGGGAGAAGGCGCTGCGAATCGTGGGAGTCGCCCTGGCCGCGCTGCTGACGGTCGGTGCGGCGGAGAATCCACGGAGTGCCATTCTGGGCACGGTCATCGATGCCCAGTCACGGCAGCCCGTCGCGGAGGTCGTCGTGACGGCGAGCCTGTCCGCACAGGGCGGTGAGCGCATCGCCGTGACCCAGTCCGATGGAAGGTATCGGATTCCCGACCTGCCCCCGGGCGACTACACACTCCGCTTCGAGCGCGAGCTGTTCGAGCCCTACTCCCTCCCCCTCTCCGTCAGTGAAGGGCGCGCCTTACGCGTCAACGTCGAGCTCCAGCCGACGGAGCCAGGAGAGGCCGTTGGATTGTTCTGCGGAGGCCCGACTGTCGACACGGGCAGCTCGACACTTCGGTTCATCCAGTGGCGAGAAGACGTCTCGCGCGTTCCGGTCAGTCGCCCAACGAAGTGGGCTGGCGCCATGCGCACCTCGGACAGCCTCGCGGAGTGGGTGCCCGGCACGGTGGACAGCGTGGACGGACGGTCCTTCAGCGGTGCCACTCCCTTTGAAAACGAATACCTGCTGGATGGGCTTTCGACTCGCGATCCGACCACGGGCCGCAACCTGCTCCCGCTGAGCCAGGAACTGGTCAGCGACATCAGCGTGCTCACCGGCGGATACATGCCGGAGTACGGACGTACCACGGGCGGTATCATCGACCTGAAGCCAGTGGTCATCTCCAATGAGCTGCATGGTGAGGTCTTCGCGAACTGGGCACCGGGCGCGATGGAAGGAGCATCGAGCCCCGCGACAGGCCCCCGCCCCGCCGTCTCCTCGAACGGCGCGCTCCGTCACCTGGGGGACTTCGGCGGGACACTGGGAGGTCCGCTGCGCAAGGACCAGCTCTGGTTCTTCGCGGGCATCGTCCCCGCGCTCAGCCGTGTCGAACAGGATGCCGGTTTCATGGACCAGCGCAGCATCCAAGCACTGGCCAGGCTGACGTATGCCATCAACCACAGACATTGGACGTCGCTGACGGTCGTCACCGCGCCCGCGTTGATGCGGGGGATGGACGGCGCGCAGGCTCCGTGGGAGGTGGACAGCGACACGGTCATGACCGTGCTCGCCTACAACGCCATGGTCCTCGACGGACGCGTCACGCTCGATGCCAAGGCGAGCTGGCTGGGCCACGATGTCACCCGGCTCTCGCCTGTTGGCCCTGCGGGCGTCGACACGGACCGATTCCAGGCGAAGACGCAGGCCTCCTATTGGCTGAAGGGCCTGGGACACCATGTGCTGGCAACAGGCCTGGAGCTCGAACACGTGGTCCAAGGCCCATCGCAGGCCGCCGGCATCACCAGCAGCCTCTTGAGCGGGTTCGTGCAAGACCGATGGACCTTGAACGACCGGCTCACGCTGAATGGAGGCCTTCGCTACGACGCGCAGTTCCTCGATGCGGACGAGCGTGGAAACATGACGCATCACCAGCTCTCACCGCGAGTCGGGCTCGTCTTCGACCCCGGTGGGAACGGCCGGATGAAGCTGTTCGCGCACGCCGCGAAGTATCAGGGGATGGTCCCCCTGGGGTTGCTCACGCCGAACGTGCGCATCGCTTCGCGGCTCGCGCCGACGTCGTCTTCCGAATTCGTCGCGGGCGCTGAGCATGAGCTCTCCCTGTTCGCGCAGGCAGGTGTGACCTATACGCGCCGCCGCCTGGATGATGCGCTCGCGACCATTGTTGACGACGGTGCGGGCGGGTCCCTCTTCGTCAATCCCGGCGCGGGCCCTGCGGCCAACTTGCCGAAGGCAACGCGCACCTACGATGCCGTCTCGGTGGAGTTGGGCCGCAGCTTCTGGGACGGCTGGCAGGCCCAGCTCCGTTACACATGGTCTCGGCTTCATGGGAACTACACAGGTCCCTTCGGCGCCGAAGGTGGACGGCCGCTGTCACAATCGCGGTTGCTCGGAGCGGACCGGCCCCATGTCTTCAAGGCCTTTGCATCCAAGGAGTTCACGCTCACGCGGAAGCTCACGCTCAACGCGGGCCTCGCATACCTGGGCGCGACTGGAACACCGCGCGAAGCGGACAGCACGCGGACGCCCTGGGTCCACACCATCGATGCTCAGCTGAGCGCTCGCTACGGTACTGCCGACCAGCACTTGGTGACGCTGAGCATCGACGCGTTCAATGTGCTCAATGCCCAAGCTGTCCTCCGTGAGGAGACGTTGCGGCCCTTGCAGTACCAGGCGCCACGGCAACTCCGCCTCGGGGTTCGCTACGCCTTCTGA
- a CDS encoding bZIP transcription factor, which produces MTTGSATGGAAGSNTMGPQPSATGPGSSTGGSETPAGATTGGAVSDGAAETQAASGARPENLEQEVARLRDQVQRLEAEVNTLRREGTGTGGSGTQATASDADTGTTVLASVVMQGRVASVGKDHVVVRDAESGDTFNLFVTNTTRISANGKRVSPQQLSEGTPVQAAFNYIADGDTYATQIRAYPGRRR; this is translated from the coding sequence ATGACGACCGGCTCCGCGACGGGTGGCGCTGCCGGCAGCAACACGATGGGACCCCAGCCCTCTGCGACGGGCCCGGGCAGTTCGACAGGTGGCAGTGAAACACCGGCTGGCGCGACCACGGGCGGCGCGGTCAGCGACGGCGCAGCGGAGACTCAGGCAGCCAGCGGCGCGCGGCCCGAGAACCTCGAGCAAGAGGTCGCGCGGCTTCGCGACCAGGTCCAGCGGCTCGAAGCCGAGGTGAACACCTTGCGGCGCGAGGGCACGGGGACGGGCGGCTCAGGGACGCAGGCCACGGCGTCTGACGCGGACACGGGGACCACGGTGCTGGCCAGCGTCGTCATGCAAGGGCGGGTGGCCTCCGTCGGAAAGGACCACGTCGTGGTCCGCGACGCGGAGTCCGGAGACACCTTCAACCTCTTTGTGACCAACACCACCCGCATCAGCGCCAACGGCAAGCGCGTCTCACCGCAACAGCTCTCCGAGGGCACGCCCGTGCAGGCCGCGTTCAACTACATCGCGGATGGTGACACCTACGCCACGCAGATTCGGGCCTATCCCGGCCGCAGGCGCTGA
- a CDS encoding cyclic-phosphate processing receiver domain-containing protein — translation MKVYLDDERATPDGWVRVWWPEEAISLLESGQVTELSLDHDLGDDAHGTGYDVLLWLEEAVATRGFVPPRVQVHSANSSARQKMTLAIARIERFVQEGQGG, via the coding sequence ATGAAGGTCTATCTGGATGACGAACGGGCCACTCCCGATGGCTGGGTGCGTGTGTGGTGGCCCGAAGAAGCGATTTCGCTGCTGGAGTCCGGGCAGGTGACGGAGCTGAGCCTGGACCACGACCTGGGCGACGACGCGCATGGCACCGGATATGACGTCTTGCTGTGGCTGGAAGAGGCCGTGGCGACCCGTGGCTTCGTGCCGCCACGGGTCCAGGTGCATTCGGCGAACAGCTCCGCGCGACAGAAGATGACGCTGGCCATCGCCCGCATCGAGCGCTTCGTCCAGGAAGGGCAGGGTGGTTGA
- a CDS encoding TipAS antibiotic-recognition domain-containing protein produces MFEKHYTPEQLQQLKAHREALGEEAIRQVEAEWPHLIARVRAEMDQGTDPTSEPVRSLAMRWRELLKAFTGGDPGIEGALNATHQQEPEVAAKHGLDPALFAYIGKAMASLEGQA; encoded by the coding sequence ATGTTCGAGAAGCACTACACGCCGGAGCAACTCCAGCAGTTGAAGGCCCACCGCGAGGCCCTGGGCGAGGAGGCCATCCGCCAGGTCGAGGCCGAGTGGCCCCATCTCATCGCCCGCGTCCGCGCGGAGATGGACCAGGGCACGGACCCCACGAGCGAGCCGGTGCGCTCGCTGGCCATGCGCTGGCGGGAGCTGCTGAAGGCGTTCACGGGAGGCGACCCTGGCATCGAAGGGGCGCTGAATGCGACGCATCAGCAGGAGCCCGAGGTCGCGGCGAAGCACGGGTTGGACCCTGCGCTCTTCGCTTACATCGGCAAGGCGATGGCCAGTCTGGAGGGGCAGGCGTAG
- a CDS encoding 2-oxo acid dehydrogenase subunit E2, with translation MHLDLQPAPPAGAFRKLALGTWRSPGDPSAYAAVEVRMERAVAFLEAFRARTGQRLTVTHLVAKAAADALCRHPEANVLMRWNRPWRRKEVGVCVLVVQPAETGRADLTTATVHRADSLSLGAFAETMASRIAAVRARRDAVIERGKRRSSLIPGFLMGLALRMLSFVWFTLNVDLRWVGMPWDPFGSVAVTSLGSLGLERGYVALVPYTRVPLLLAPGAVRTEPVVEAGALVPGQVMTLTCTWDARLIGVEDAARVLRDIGAALEAPEGTWGSASPDEGGAASGAEVG, from the coding sequence GTGCACCTCGACCTTCAGCCCGCACCGCCGGCCGGTGCCTTCCGCAAGCTCGCCCTGGGGACATGGCGTTCGCCGGGAGACCCCAGCGCCTATGCGGCGGTGGAGGTGCGCATGGAGCGAGCGGTGGCCTTCCTCGAAGCCTTCCGCGCCCGGACGGGACAGCGCCTCACGGTGACGCACCTGGTGGCCAAGGCCGCCGCGGATGCGCTGTGCCGCCATCCCGAAGCGAATGTCCTGATGCGCTGGAATCGCCCCTGGCGGCGCAAGGAGGTCGGCGTCTGCGTGTTGGTGGTGCAGCCCGCGGAGACGGGGCGCGCGGACCTGACGACGGCCACGGTGCATCGTGCGGACTCGCTGTCACTGGGTGCGTTCGCGGAGACGATGGCCTCGCGCATCGCAGCGGTCCGAGCGCGCCGGGATGCCGTCATCGAACGTGGCAAGCGGCGCTCCTCGCTCATCCCTGGCTTCCTGATGGGATTGGCGCTGCGGATGTTGTCCTTCGTCTGGTTCACGTTGAACGTGGACCTGCGCTGGGTGGGCATGCCGTGGGACCCGTTCGGCTCGGTGGCGGTGACGAGTCTGGGCTCGTTGGGGCTGGAGCGGGGCTATGTGGCCCTGGTGCCATACACGCGCGTGCCCCTCCTGCTGGCGCCGGGCGCGGTGCGGACGGAGCCCGTGGTGGAAGCGGGCGCGCTGGTGCCTGGGCAGGTGATGACGCTCACTTGCACCTGGGACGCCCGGCTCATCGGCGTGGAGGACGCCGCGCGTGTCTTGCGCGACATCGGCGCCGCGCTGGAGGCGCCGGAGGGGACGTGGGGCTCGGCTTCGCCAGACGAGGGCGGGGCTGCGAGCGGTGCGGAGGTGGGGTAG
- a CDS encoding DUF1684 domain-containing protein produces the protein MTPIALALSLALQASPAPQNMSQPPAPTADDLQTSTRAWHEQRVQRLQAEDGWLTLVGLFWLKEGEQTAGSAPESDLDFPAGTPAKLGTFTRQGNTARFQPAPGVTFTRDGQPFTGGALQSDEKGTPDVLKLGNVSFQLILRGDKLGVRVRDSGAAARKQFQGIPTYPASNAWRIEARFEPAQTPRMLQVPNVLGTIDEMKAPGTLVFTVAGKEHRLTPVEDGSGKLFIIFADETNRDATYGAGRFLSADMPTDGRVVLDFNRAYNPPCAFTKFATCPLPPRGNRLATRVEAGEKRYADH, from the coding sequence ATGACGCCCATCGCCCTGGCCCTGTCTCTCGCCCTCCAAGCCTCGCCAGCCCCCCAGAACATGTCCCAGCCCCCCGCGCCCACCGCCGATGACTTGCAGACGTCCACCCGCGCCTGGCACGAGCAGCGCGTCCAGCGACTCCAGGCGGAGGACGGCTGGCTCACCCTCGTGGGCCTGTTCTGGCTCAAGGAAGGCGAGCAGACAGCGGGCTCCGCGCCCGAGAGCGACCTGGACTTCCCCGCGGGCACGCCCGCGAAGCTGGGCACCTTCACGCGGCAGGGCAACACCGCGCGCTTCCAGCCCGCGCCCGGCGTCACCTTCACCCGCGACGGCCAGCCCTTCACGGGCGGCGCGCTCCAGTCGGACGAGAAGGGCACGCCGGACGTGCTCAAGCTCGGCAACGTCAGCTTCCAGCTCATCCTCCGAGGCGACAAGCTGGGCGTCCGCGTGAGGGACTCCGGCGCGGCGGCGCGCAAGCAGTTCCAGGGCATCCCCACGTACCCGGCAAGCAACGCCTGGCGCATCGAGGCGCGCTTCGAGCCCGCGCAGACGCCTCGGATGCTGCAGGTCCCCAACGTGCTGGGAACCATCGACGAGATGAAGGCCCCCGGCACGCTCGTGTTCACCGTGGCGGGCAAGGAGCACCGGCTGACGCCCGTGGAGGACGGCTCGGGCAAGCTCTTCATCATCTTCGCGGATGAGACCAACCGCGACGCGACCTACGGCGCGGGCCGCTTCCTCTCCGCGGACATGCCCACCGACGGGCGCGTCGTGCTCGACTTCAACCGGGCCTACAATCCGCCCTGCGCATTCACGAAGTTCGCCACCTGCCCGCTGCCTCCGCGCGGCAACCGGCTCGCCACGCGCGTGGAGGCCGGCGAGAAACGCTACGCGGACCACTGA
- a CDS encoding PQQ-dependent sugar dehydrogenase, producing the protein MRASLTLLPALVVLALSASACRKSQAQGTASPQDCILVKKGWGADGTVPFNVEVVARGLETPWGIAWLPGGDALVTERPGRIRLLKDGVLQPRPVATVPVADAAEGGLLGIATHPDFANNRQFYIYVTTDAGGTEENRIERWTLSEDHTTATHERVIFGGIASAKYHDGGRLRFGSDGMLYAGTGDARDPDRSQNANDPAGKLLRLTPEGAVPQDNPIPGSPAFLTGIRNLQAFDWRDASTLYIADHGPSGETLRRGHDEVSVARRGDNLGWPGIYSCETREGQITPSITYKDAMPPGGAAIYTGTAIPEWKGSLLIGTLGSRHLQRVEFAPDSSRVTRHEVYLRNTHGRLREVIMGPDGHLYVTTSNCDGRGDCGPDKDVILRLKR; encoded by the coding sequence ATGCGCGCCTCTTTGACGCTCCTCCCCGCTCTCGTGGTGCTCGCCCTGTCCGCCTCCGCCTGCCGCAAGAGCCAGGCGCAAGGCACCGCGTCTCCCCAGGACTGCATCCTCGTAAAGAAAGGCTGGGGTGCCGACGGCACCGTGCCCTTCAATGTCGAGGTGGTGGCGCGGGGCCTGGAGACGCCGTGGGGCATCGCGTGGCTCCCCGGAGGCGACGCGCTCGTCACCGAGCGCCCGGGCCGCATCCGCCTGCTCAAGGACGGCGTCCTCCAGCCGCGGCCCGTGGCGACAGTGCCCGTCGCGGACGCCGCGGAGGGCGGCCTGCTCGGCATCGCGACCCACCCGGACTTCGCGAACAACCGCCAGTTCTACATCTACGTCACCACGGACGCGGGCGGCACCGAGGAGAACCGCATCGAGCGGTGGACGCTGTCGGAGGACCACACCACGGCGACACACGAGCGCGTCATCTTCGGCGGCATCGCCTCCGCCAAGTATCACGACGGTGGGCGCCTGCGCTTCGGCTCGGATGGCATGTTGTACGCGGGCACCGGTGACGCGAGAGACCCGGACCGCTCGCAGAACGCGAACGACCCGGCCGGAAAGCTGCTGCGCCTCACGCCGGAGGGAGCGGTGCCCCAGGACAATCCCATCCCTGGCTCGCCCGCGTTCCTCACCGGCATCCGCAACCTCCAGGCCTTCGACTGGCGCGACGCCTCCACGCTGTACATCGCGGACCACGGCCCCAGCGGCGAGACGCTGCGCCGGGGACACGACGAGGTCAGCGTCGCCCGCCGCGGTGACAACCTGGGATGGCCCGGCATCTACTCGTGCGAGACGCGCGAGGGGCAAATCACACCGTCCATCACCTACAAGGACGCCATGCCCCCAGGCGGCGCCGCCATCTACACCGGAACGGCCATCCCCGAATGGAAGGGCTCGCTGCTCATCGGCACGCTGGGCTCACGCCACCTCCAGCGCGTGGAGTTCGCGCCGGATTCGAGCCGCGTGACCAGGCACGAAGTGTACCTGCGCAACACCCACGGCCGGCTGCGCGAGGTCATCATGGGGCCGGATGGCCACCTCTACGTCACCACCAGCAACTGCGACGGACGCGGTGACTGCGGCCCGGACAAGGACGTCATCCTCCGCCTGAAGCGCTGA
- a CDS encoding SDR family NAD(P)-dependent oxidoreductase: MSTSKNMPVALITGGSRGLGRNMALKLAARGTGIILTYRTGADEAAAVVKQIEAAGGKAVALPLDVGDTRGFGAFVEAVRTELGRHFGRERLDFLVNNAGMGINVSFAETTEAQFDALMNVHLKGAFFLTQRLLPVLADGGRILNISTGLARFTSPGHAAYATMKAGVEALTRYLAKELGPRRITVNVLAPGATATDFGGGVVRDNAELNKTLAAQVALGRVGQPDDIGDAVAMLLSPESAWVTGQRIEASGGMML; this comes from the coding sequence ATGAGCACCTCGAAGAACATGCCCGTGGCTCTCATCACGGGGGGCAGCCGTGGACTGGGGCGGAACATGGCGCTCAAGCTGGCGGCCCGGGGCACCGGCATCATCCTGACGTACCGCACCGGCGCGGACGAAGCGGCGGCGGTCGTGAAGCAGATTGAAGCAGCAGGCGGCAAGGCGGTGGCGCTCCCGCTCGACGTGGGGGACACGCGGGGCTTCGGCGCCTTCGTGGAAGCGGTGCGGACGGAGCTGGGCCGTCACTTCGGGCGCGAGCGGCTGGACTTCCTGGTGAACAACGCGGGCATGGGCATCAACGTCAGCTTCGCGGAGACGACCGAGGCCCAGTTCGACGCGCTGATGAACGTCCACCTCAAGGGGGCGTTCTTCCTCACGCAGCGGCTGTTGCCGGTGCTGGCGGATGGTGGGCGCATCCTGAACATCTCCACCGGGCTCGCGCGCTTCACCTCCCCTGGCCACGCCGCCTACGCGACCATGAAGGCGGGCGTGGAGGCGCTCACCCGGTACCTCGCGAAGGAGCTGGGACCCCGGAGGATTACCGTCAACGTGCTCGCGCCGGGCGCGACCGCGACGGACTTCGGGGGCGGCGTCGTCCGTGACAACGCGGAGCTGAACAAGACCCTGGCCGCCCAGGTTGCGCTCGGCCGTGTGGGTCAGCCCGACGACATCGGGGATGCGGTCGCCATGCTGCTGTCGCCGGAGAGCGCGTGGGTGACGGGCCAGCGCATCGAGGCCTCGGGTGGGATGATGCTCTGA
- a CDS encoding LysR family transcriptional regulator, which produces MSLDLDSLKIFVKVAELGNFTRAGEQLGMPKARVSLRLKALEAELGCQLFQRSTRVVRLTPDGEELLPRARRLVQEADELGTLFQAARGLRGRVRIDLPVNVARELILPRLPELLARHPHLEVLINTTDRRTEPFREGFDCVLRVGAQRDSELVGRKLGVLRMMNYASPAYLKKYGTPRKLEDLDRHLVVHYSPGLGAETPSFEYPHEGGYREWPMRSMVTVSSVDAYVAACRAGLGIIQIPRRRSRLDVGEGELVEVLPELTCMPMPVSLLHTYGRSLPRRVRVVMNWLTEQLTNYFEPHEEG; this is translated from the coding sequence ATGAGCCTGGACCTCGATTCGCTGAAGATATTCGTGAAGGTGGCCGAGCTCGGCAACTTCACGCGCGCGGGTGAGCAACTAGGCATGCCCAAGGCGCGGGTGTCCCTGCGGCTGAAGGCGCTCGAAGCGGAGCTCGGCTGCCAGCTCTTCCAGCGCTCGACGCGCGTCGTGCGGCTCACGCCGGATGGAGAGGAATTGCTGCCCCGGGCGCGGCGGCTGGTGCAGGAGGCGGATGAGCTCGGCACGCTGTTCCAGGCGGCCAGGGGCTTGCGCGGGCGCGTGCGCATCGACCTGCCCGTCAACGTCGCGCGCGAACTCATCCTCCCGCGCCTGCCGGAGCTGCTCGCGCGGCATCCCCACCTGGAGGTCCTCATCAACACGACGGACCGGCGCACCGAGCCCTTCCGGGAGGGCTTCGACTGCGTGCTGCGCGTGGGCGCACAGAGGGACTCGGAGCTGGTGGGGCGCAAGCTCGGCGTCCTGCGAATGATGAACTACGCCAGTCCCGCGTACCTGAAGAAGTACGGCACGCCGCGCAAGCTGGAGGACCTGGACCGGCACCTCGTCGTCCACTACTCCCCGGGGCTCGGCGCGGAAACGCCCTCGTTCGAGTACCCGCACGAAGGCGGCTACCGCGAGTGGCCGATGCGCAGCATGGTGACGGTCAGCAGCGTCGACGCCTACGTCGCGGCGTGCCGGGCGGGGCTCGGCATCATCCAGATTCCAAGACGCAGGTCGCGTCTCGATGTGGGCGAAGGCGAGCTCGTCGAGGTGCTGCCGGAGCTCACCTGCATGCCCATGCCCGTTTCGCTCTTGCACACCTACGGCAGGAGCCTGCCGCGCCGGGTGCGCGTGGTGATGAACTGGCTCACCGAGCAGCTCACGAACTACTTCGAGCCGCACGAGGAGGGCTGA
- a CDS encoding tetratricopeptide repeat protein, whose translation MASTHAQEGGRFLQTGQTQDAVKSFQKGLSIDPNDVDCLLGLVRVHLSTGAAADAEAAVLRLLKAKPDHTEGQAHLAMLRAQAGNPEALESLKALAAAPTAGYFERFNLGSLLFERGDLAGARAAFESVLQISPGSTHVHFELGRIRLQQNEPDGAVSHFLRAAEGAPQEAMPLLMLSRAHAACGQLGLAIQAATQALEKARGGLQRAVLEDLFKLYLSAGSSDGARRVAQELRKLDPSSITYLYLYGLATMSAGSFAEARDVFAEVLRQAPGSWQAQHALAQMHLALGERAEAVKLLEAAVATVPTDPGPTNDLAVVLMQDNEHSRVAALLAPVLGAHPNDAGTHLNLALGTFPSDKELSARHAKQALALGAEEVRAQAEQLLKQLGA comes from the coding sequence ATGGCTTCGACGCATGCTCAGGAAGGGGGTCGTTTCCTCCAAACGGGACAGACCCAGGACGCGGTGAAGAGCTTCCAGAAGGGGCTCTCCATTGATCCCAACGACGTGGATTGCCTCCTGGGCCTGGTTCGAGTGCACCTGAGCACCGGCGCGGCGGCGGATGCGGAAGCCGCCGTGCTCCGCCTGCTGAAGGCGAAGCCGGACCACACGGAGGGGCAGGCGCACCTCGCCATGCTGCGCGCCCAGGCGGGCAATCCGGAAGCGCTGGAGTCCCTCAAGGCGCTGGCTGCCGCGCCTACCGCGGGCTACTTCGAGCGCTTCAACCTGGGCTCGCTGCTGTTCGAGCGCGGGGATCTGGCGGGAGCGCGCGCCGCTTTCGAGTCCGTGCTCCAGATTTCACCTGGCAGCACCCACGTCCATTTCGAGCTGGGACGCATCCGCCTTCAGCAGAACGAGCCGGATGGCGCGGTGTCTCACTTCCTGCGGGCCGCCGAGGGCGCGCCTCAGGAGGCCATGCCGCTGCTGATGCTGTCGCGGGCTCATGCCGCTTGCGGCCAGTTGGGTCTGGCCATCCAGGCCGCCACGCAGGCGCTGGAGAAGGCCCGGGGTGGGCTTCAGCGTGCGGTGCTGGAGGACCTCTTCAAGCTGTACCTGTCCGCAGGCAGCTCGGATGGCGCCAGGCGCGTGGCTCAGGAGCTGCGCAAACTGGACCCTTCCAGCATCACCTATCTCTACCTGTACGGCCTGGCGACGATGAGCGCTGGCTCCTTCGCCGAGGCCAGGGATGTTTTCGCGGAGGTGCTGCGGCAGGCGCCCGGAAGCTGGCAGGCCCAGCACGCGCTGGCGCAGATGCACCTCGCCCTGGGCGAGCGCGCCGAGGCAGTGAAGCTGCTGGAGGCGGCCGTGGCCACGGTTCCGACGGACCCCGGTCCCACCAACGACCTCGCGGTGGTGCTGATGCAGGATAACGAGCACTCGCGGGTCGCGGCACTGCTGGCGCCCGTGTTGGGCGCGCACCCGAACGACGCGGGCACGCACCTCAACCTGGCCCTGGGCACCTTCCCCTCTGACAAGGAACTCTCGGCGCGCCATGCGAAGCAGGCGCTGGCGCTGGGCGCCGAGGAAGTGCGCGCGCAGGCCGAGCAGCTGCTGAAGCAGCTCGGCGCCTGA